A stretch of the Ornithodoros turicata isolate Travis chromosome 4, ASM3712646v1, whole genome shotgun sequence genome encodes the following:
- the LOC135391762 gene encoding phospholipase A2 group XV-like encodes MRLFLCAVVAFVFGVGHVHGSQLLERLRNSVLPTANHPIILVPGDGGSQLEAKLDKPSAVHYFCERKSATYFDLWVNLELMVPYVLDCWVDNIRLVYDNRTRRTRSPAGVDIRVPGFGNTSTIEWLDPSQVAPTAYFTNIVEEFILQGYQRGVNIRGAPYDFRKAPNELSDYFARLKDLLEETYAINQRLPAVLVCHSMGCPNMRYFLSRMDQAWKDRHIKALVSLGGAWGGAVKALKAFASGENLGVVVINPLTVRAEQRSAPSLAYMMPDRNYWAQDEVLVSTLKRNYTIADYPQFFHDIDFPEGYEMYKDTRPYMMDLTPPGVEIHCLFGQNVSTINSIAYRKSGFPDIQPEIVFGDGDGTVNIRSLLGCQKFRALQAQPINVKAYPGVDHMGILYNKEAINYIKTIALRD; translated from the exons TACCCGGCGATGGAGGCAGTCAGCTGGAGGCCAAACTGGACAAACCATCAGCGGTTCATTACTTCTGTGAGCGCAAGAGCGCCACATACTTCGACTTGTGGGTGAACTTGGAGCTCATGGTGCCGTACGTGCTCGATTGTTGGGTCGACAACATTAG GCTGGTGTACGATAACCGGACAAGACGGACCCGCAGTCCTGCAGGCGTGGACATCCGAGTACCAGGTTTTGGCAACACCTCCACGATCGAATGGCTGGACCCCAGTCAAGTGGCTCCCA CCGCCTACTTCACCAACATCGTGGAGGAGTTCATCTTGCAGGGCTACCAGCGCGGTGTTAACATACGAGGAGCACCCTACGATTTCCGGAAAGCTCCCA ATGAGCTGTCAGACTACTTCGCCCGGCTTAAGGACCTGCTCGAGGAGACTTATGCCATCAATCAGAGGTTGCCTGCAGTACTGGTGTGCCACAGCATGGGCTGCCCAAACATGCGCTATTTCCTAAGCCGGATGGACCAGGCCTGGAAGGACAGGCACATCAAAGCGCTCGTATCCCTCGGAGGGGCATGGGGCGGCGCTGTCAAAGCGCTCAAAGCCTTTGCGTCAG GTGAGAACCTtggcgtcgtcgtcatcaatCCACTGACCGTCCGTGCTGAGCAACGATCTGCGCCCAGCCTCGCATACATGATGCCCGACCGTAACTACTGGGCTCAAGACGAAGTGCTCGTCTCAACGTTGAAGCGGAACTACACCATTGCAGACTACCCGCAGTTCTTTCATGACATTGACTTTCCAGAAGGCTATGAAATGTACAAGGATACCAGGCCTTACATGATGGACCTCACACCTCCAGGTGTTGAGATACACTGCCTCTTCGGTCAGAACGTCAGCACAATCAACAG CATCGCCTACCGCAAAAGTGGTTTCCCTGACATCCAGCCAGAAATAGTCTTTGGTGACGGAGACGGCACCGTTAACATCCGAAGCCTCTTGGGCTGCCAGAAGTTCAGAGCTCTTCAAGCTCAACCAATCAATGTCAAAGCATACCCTGGCGTCGACCATATGGGCATTCTGTACAACAAGGAAGCTATCAACTACATCAAGACAATAGCACTACGTGACTGA